The following proteins come from a genomic window of Zonotrichia leucophrys gambelii isolate GWCS_2022_RI chromosome 4, RI_Zleu_2.0, whole genome shotgun sequence:
- the LOC135447185 gene encoding alpha-internexin-like, producing MSAAEGRPRCRWGGGEAVLRARAEAAGYRRLLRARAAEVEALRGAVGALHRQLEGLRDRRSGELAKYQERVAELEREIGAAEAEMARCLREYPALLRLRMALEAEIAAYREMLESEELRLGGLAPP from the exons ATGAGCGCGGCCGAGGGCCGGCCCCGGTGCCGCTGGGGCGGCGGCGAGGCGGTGCTCCGTGCCCGTGCCGAGGCCGCCGGTTACCGGAGGCTGCTGCGAGCCCGAGCCGCCGAGGTGGAGGCGTTGCGGGGCGCGGTGGGCGCGTTACACCggcagctggaggggctgcGGGACCGGCGGAGCGGGGAGCTGGCCAAGTACCAg GAGCGGGTGGCGGAGCTGGAGCGGGAGATCGGGGCGGCGGAGGCGGAGATGGCCCGGTGCCTGCGGGAGTACCCGGCGCTGCTGCGGCTGCGGATGGCGCTGGAGGCGGAGATCGCCGCGTACCG ggagatgctggagagCGAGGAGCTCCGCCTGGGCGGCTTGGCCCCGCCGTGA
- the TLX2 gene encoding T-cell leukemia homeobox protein 2, translating to MEREGGGPGPPAPHEPISFGIDQILGGPEPTGPHRAAAEPDYGLYGSGYGPTGPLGSYNLNMSMNVSVNVTPAPAAPPAGVIRVPAHRPAPAAPPAAPAAPPPGPALPGLTFPWMETTRRIAKDRLSAALSPFAVTRRIGHPYQNRTPPKRKKPRTSFSRVQICELEKRFHRQKYLASAERATLAKALKMTDAQVKTWFQNRRTKWRRQTAEEREAERQQANRLMLHLQQEAFQKSLAQPLPQDPLCMHNSSLYALQNLQPWAEDNKVTSVSGVASVV from the exons ATGGAGCGGGAGGGCGGCGGCCCGGGGCCCCCCGCGCCCCACGAGCCCATCAGCTTCGGCATCGATCAGATCCTGGGCGGCCCCGAGCCCACGGGGCCGCACCGGGCGGCGGCAGAGCCCGACTACGGGCTCTACGGCAGCGGCTACGGCCCCACCGGTCCGCTCGGCTCCTACAACCTCAACATGAGCATGAACGTGAGCGTGAACGTGacccccgcgcccgccgcgccgcccgccggAGTCATCCGCGTCCCAGCGCACcggcccgcgcccgccgcgccgcccgccgcgcccgccgcgccgccgccggggcccgCGCTGCCGGGGCTCACCTTCCCGTGGATGGAGACCACGCGGCGCATCGCCAAGGACCGGCTCTCAG CCGCGCTGTCGCCCTTCGCGGTGACGCGGCGCATCGGGCACCCGTACCAGAACCGGACGCCGCCCAAGCGCAAGAAGCCGCGCACGTCCTTCTCCCGGGTGCAGATCTGCGAGCTGGAGAAGCGCTTCCACCGCCAGAAGTACCTGGCCTCGGCCGAGCGCGCCACCCTGGCCAAGGCCCTCAAGATGACGGACGCCCAGGTCAAGACCTGGTTTCAGAACCGCCGCACCAAGTGGAG GCGGCAGACGGCGGAGGAGCGCGAGGCCGAGCGGCAGCAGGCCAACCGGCTgatgctgcacctgcagcaggaggccTTCCAgaagagcctggcacagccgcTGCCCCAGGACCCgctgtgcatgcacaactcctCCCTCTACGCCCTGCAGaacctccagccctgggccGAGGACAACAAGGTGACGTCGGTCTCCGGGGTGGCCTCTGTGGTGTGA
- the LOC135446423 gene encoding interleukin-12 subunit beta-like → MLALLGLLLFLVPAQALTAFPPKFQVGKLSQDVVVRCDTDTSEQHISWTLNGDEEPMAELVPEGQKLTILGLDLPATGNYSCWAGPVLLDSTYVVLSNTREEEINVSCQAESYNGSFRCSWPGPASAIFRARLIRSDGSVGPWVPVAGEQGRFNASLADPLFCPFGEELRPLQLHLEGLSDTSYLNLSRHFFLRDIVRPDPPQELMLQQRGEQLQLAWAPPASWPLPKSYFALLYHLQYELHNGTQVEQFVEGAEEAPVPVGAGRVRISCRDPYTPPAWSPWSAWMGLGAPQ, encoded by the exons atgctggcgctgctggggctgctgctgttcctggtgCCTGCACAAGCCCTGACTGCCTTCCCCCCAAAgt TCCAGGTGGGGAAGCTGAGCCAGGACGTGGTGGTGCGATGTGACACTGACACCTCAGAGCAGCACATCTCCTGGACACTGAACGGGGACGAGGAGCCCATGGCTGAGCTGGTGCCTGAGGGCCAGAAGCTCACCATCCTGGGCTTGGACCTGCCAGCCACGGGCAACtacagctgctgggctggccctgtcctgctggacagcACCTACGTGGTGCTCAGCAACACCC GCGAGGAGGAGATCAACGTGTCCTGCCAGGCTGAGTCCTACAACGGCTCCTTCCGCTGCTCCTGGCCCGGGCCCGCCTCTGCCATCTTCCGTGCCCGCCTCATCCGCAG cgACGGCTCCGTGGGGCCCTGGGTGCCCGTGGCCGGTGAGCAGGGCCGCTTCAACGCCAGCCTGGCAGATCCCCTGTTCTGCCCCTTCGGCGAGGAGCTGCGCCCGCTCCAGCTCCACCTGGAGGGGCTCTCGGACACCTCCTACCTCAACCTCTCCCGGCATTTCTTCCTCCGCGATATCG TGCGTCCTGACCCGCCCCAGGagctgatgctgcagcagcggggggagcagctccagctggcctGGGCCCCCCCGGCCTCCTGGCCGCTCCCAAAGTCCTACTTTGCGCTGCTCTACCACCTGCAGTACGAGCTCCACAACGGCACCCAG GTTGAGCAGTTCGTGGAGGGCGCGGAGGAGGCGCCGGTGCCGGTGGGAGCGGGGCGGGTGCGGATCAGCTGCCGGGACCCCTACACGCCCCCGGCCTGGAGCCCCTGGAGCGCCTGGATGGGCCTCGGTGCACCCCAATAA